The following proteins are co-located in the Vicugna pacos chromosome 3, VicPac4, whole genome shotgun sequence genome:
- the PCDHB1 gene encoding protocadherin beta-1, producing MAVARKKLLQSRQVGSLLLFLCLSVGGAATIRYSVAEEMESGSFVANVAKDLGLEVGKLAARGARLVSEGNKLHFRLHRKTGDLFVKEKLDRESLCGKVDPCVLHFEIVLVEPLQSFRAEVRVFDINDNAPVFLNKEPLLKIPESTPMGSRFPLQSAQDLDVGLNSLQNYSLSANPYFHLHTRFRSHGPKYAELVLDKPLDREEQPEINLTITAVDGGSPPKSGIAHIRVEVLDVNDHVPQFSRLVYRAQVRENSANGSLVATVTATDLDEGSNKEITYSLAQNPEIILQTFQIDSETGEVRLRGPLDFEAIETYDIDIQATDGGGLSAHSKVLVEVVDVNDHPPEITVSSVSSPLPEDSPVQTVVALFSIRDRDIRVGEKITCFLKEDLPFAVKPTFRNSYSLVTDRGLDREEVSGYNITLVAMDTGPPTLSSETVIEVLISDINDNPPVFQEDSYILTVRENNSPAVFIGKVHAEDQDLGENAQVTYSLLPPKSGDLSVFAYISINSDNGKLYALRTMDYEAIQDFQFVVKATDGGFLSLSSQVTVRVVVLDDNDNRPMILYPLQNGTLPCNDLVPKSAEVGYLVTKVVAVDGDSGQNSWLSYHLLKATDPGLFSVQQQNGEIRTLRHISERDPMMQKLIILVQDHGQPALSTTASLNILLVDGFSEPYLQFQDSFKHPTRVNPSTKYLVISLAVLSFLFLLSVTLIFIIHICQKIKYREKFTVQEHLYDDCNFPNNLVQGGPSGSIPQPCPYEMCSATGTGNSEFRFLKRFMPNFPFPHSTGEVKTEAGSSLPPDSDRNRSWGSEGHAQVSDDYM from the coding sequence ATGGCGGTTGCACGCAAAAAACTCCTGCAAAGCAGGCAAGTGGgatctcttctcctttttctgtGCTTATCTGTGGGGGGTGCGGCAACCATCCGCTATTCGGTGGCAGAGGAGATGGAGAGCGGTTCGTTTGTAGCTAATGTGGCTAAGGACCTGGGGCTGGAGGTTGGCAAGCTGGCTGCGCGCGGGGCGCGGCTCGTTTCCGAGGGCAACAAACTGCATTTCCGGCTCCACCGCAAGACTGGAGATCTGTTTGTGAAGGAGAAACTGGATCGGGAGTCACTTTGTGGCAAAGTCGACCCATGCGTtctgcactttgaaatagtcctgGTGGAGCCACTTCAGTCCTTTCGCGCCGAGGTCAGGGTATTTGATATCAATGACAATGCTCCGGTTTTCCTAAACAAGGAGCCTCTTTTAAAGATTCCGGAGAGCACCCCCATGGGTTCACGGTTTCCTCTACAGAGCGCCCAGGATCTGGACGTGGGCCTCAACAGTCTCCAAAACTACAGTTTGAGCGCCAACCCCTATTTCCACCTGCACACTCGCTTCCGCAGCCACGGGCCCAAATACGCCGAGCTAGTGCTGGATAAACCCCTGGACAGGGAGGAGCAGCCAGAAATCAACTTGACAATCACAGCTGTGGACGGAGGATCCCCGCCCAAGTCTGGAATAGCTCACATCCGTGTGGAGGTTCTGGATGTTAATGATCacgtgcctcagttttctcgacTGGTGTACCGCGCTCAGGTACGGGAAAATAGTGCCAATGGTTCTTTGGTGGCCACGGTGACTGCCACTGACCTAGACGAGGGCTCCAACAAGGAGATAACGTACTCTTTAGCTCAAAACCCAGAAATAATTCTTCAGACATTTCAGATTGACTCTGAAACTGGAGAGGTTCGACTAAGAGGGCCCTTAGATTTTGAAGCGATTGAAACATATGACATTGACATTCAAGCTACAGACGGAGGAGGCCTCTCTGCCCACAGCAAAGTCCTGGTGGAAGTGGTGGATGTTAATGACCACCCGCCTGAAATTACAGTCTCCTCTGTGTCCAGCCCTCTCCCTGAGGACTCTCCAGTACAGACTGTGGTAGCCCTTTTCTCTATCCGAGACCGGGACATTCGAGTGGGAGAAAAAATTACCTGCTTTCTAAAAGAAGACCTTCCCTTTGCAGTCAAACCGACATTCCGGAATTCCTACTCACTGGTCACCGACAGAGGCTTGGATCGGGAGGAGGTCTCTGGCTATAATATCACTCTTGTTGCCATGGATACTGGACCACCTACTCTGTCCTCTGAGACTGTGATAGAGGTGCTAATATCTGACATTAATGACAATCCGCCAGTATTTCAGGAGGACTCCTACATCTTGACTGTTCGAGAAAACAACAGCCCAGCAGTTTTTATTGGTAAAGTCCATGCCGAGGATCAAGATTTGGGTGAGAATGCCCAAGTAACATATTCTCTGCTGCCTCCCAAAAGTGGAGATTTATCAGTCTTTGCTTATATCTCCATAAACTCAGACAATGGAAAACTTTATGCACTGAGAACCATGGATTATGAGGCCATCCAAGATTTTCAGTTTGTGGTAAAGGCAACTGATGGGGGCTTCCTGTCACTGAGTAGCCAGGTTACTGTCAGAGTGGTTGTCCTGGATGACAATGATAACCGCCCAATGATCTTGTACCCACTGCAGAATGGCACTTTGCCCTGCAATGACCTGGTGCCCAAGTCTGCAGAGGTAGGCTACCTGGTGACCAAGGTGGTGGCTGTGGATGGTGACTCAGGTCAGAATTCTTGGCTTTCATATCATCTACTTAAGGCCACTGACCCTGGATTATTCTCTGTTCAACAACAAAATGGGGAAATCCGTACATTGCGGCACATATCTGAGAGAGACCCCATGATGCAGAAACTGATTATTCTTGTTCAGGATCATGGCCAACCAGCTCTTTCCACTACTGCCTCACTCAACATCCTCCTAGTAGACGGCTTTTCTGAGCCCTATCTGCAGTTCCAGGACTCATTTAAACATCCTACAAGGGTAAATCCATCCACTAAATATTTGGTCATCTCTCTGGctgtgctttcctttctctttctcctctctgtcACACTGATCTTCATTATACACATCTGCCAGAAGATTAAATATAGAGAAAAGTTCACGGTTCAAGAGCATCTCTATGATGACTGTAATTTCCCTAACAACCTGGTACAAGGAGGACCCAGTGGATCCATACCCCAGCCTTGTCCCTATGAAATGTGCTCAGCTACTGGCACTGGCAACAGTGAGTTTCGGTTTCTCAAGCGCTTTATGCCCAACTTCCCCTTCCCCCACAGCACTGGAGAGGTAAAAACCGAGGCTGGCTCTAGTTTACCACCAGATTCTGATAGGAATAGGTCTTGGGGGTCAGAGGGCCATGCCCAAGTGTCTGATGACTATATGTAG